In one window of Bizionia sp. M204 DNA:
- a CDS encoding lysophospholipid acyltransferase family protein, with protein MQLLAYILIYPILWLVSILPFRLLYAVSDGLFVVIYHIIGYRKKVVKENLKLAFPHKSDAELNRIRKKFYHHLCDMVMESIKSMTISEAQMKKRFTFSNVELIQKLESENRSIALMCAHYGSWEWIFILQTYMSNKGYAIYKRLANKYFDRLVKRIRAKYNSHLITTKESIPVLMQSKREGKITICGFVSDQSPKAEKAFHWNEFMGITVPVHTGAEMLAKKLDMSVVFFGVKKLKRGYYETSFKSLAYHPNDYPNYEITDRFLDLVEAQINEAPEYYLWTHKRWKHRDKVPAEYKS; from the coding sequence ATGCAACTTCTTGCTTATATTCTCATTTATCCCATTTTATGGTTGGTTTCCATCTTACCCTTCCGATTATTATACGCGGTTTCCGATGGTTTATTTGTTGTAATCTACCACATTATTGGCTACCGAAAAAAAGTGGTTAAAGAAAACTTGAAACTGGCATTTCCCCATAAATCAGATGCTGAATTAAACCGTATTCGGAAAAAATTCTACCACCATTTGTGTGATATGGTTATGGAGTCTATTAAATCTATGACCATTTCTGAAGCCCAAATGAAAAAACGTTTTACCTTTTCCAATGTAGAACTCATTCAAAAACTGGAAAGCGAAAATAGAAGTATTGCACTTATGTGTGCGCATTATGGGAGTTGGGAATGGATTTTTATCCTTCAAACCTATATGAGTAACAAAGGTTACGCGATTTACAAACGCCTGGCCAATAAATATTTTGATAGACTTGTAAAACGTATTCGTGCAAAGTATAACAGCCACTTGATTACCACCAAGGAAAGTATTCCTGTTTTAATGCAATCTAAACGCGAAGGGAAAATAACCATTTGTGGTTTTGTTTCAGATCAATCACCTAAAGCAGAAAAAGCATTCCATTGGAATGAATTTATGGGTATTACGGTTCCGGTCCATACAGGAGCCGAAATGTTAGCGAAAAAGCTCGATATGTCTGTGGTATTCTTTGGTGTTAAGAAATTAAAACGTGGATATTATGAAACCTCGTTTAAATCCCTGGCGTATCATCCAAATGATTATCCAAATTACGAAATCACCGATAGGTTCTTGGATTTAGTTGAAGCCCAAATT
- a CDS encoding rhomboid family intramembrane serine protease — MGDLSIVTMVIIAANALISFKGFSDYSFFEQYKFNVGAIIRGEKIRMLTSGFLHVDTAHLFFNMFSLYFFADVVIAYLGSFQFLIVYLGSLLLGNLLSLYFHKNEYHYSAVGASGAVMGIIYSAILLQPGMSLYLFFIPIPIPAYIFGIGYLLYSIYGMKNRVGNIGHDAHFGGAIGGYVITLILATWLFEKNLLMIGLLALPIILLFVLKKLGKI; from the coding sequence ATGGGTGATTTAAGTATAGTAACCATGGTAATTATTGCTGCCAACGCGTTAATATCATTTAAAGGGTTTAGTGATTATTCCTTTTTTGAACAATACAAATTTAATGTAGGCGCTATTATCAGAGGTGAAAAAATACGCATGTTAACATCTGGCTTTTTACATGTGGACACGGCGCATTTATTTTTTAATATGTTTTCCTTATACTTTTTTGCCGATGTGGTAATTGCTTATTTAGGAAGCTTTCAATTTTTAATTGTTTATTTAGGGAGCTTGTTGTTAGGGAATTTACTGTCCTTATATTTTCATAAAAATGAATACCATTACTCTGCTGTAGGTGCTAGTGGCGCTGTTATGGGGATTATTTATTCAGCTATACTTCTACAACCAGGTATGAGTTTATATCTATTTTTTATACCTATTCCTATTCCGGCTTATATTTTTGGTATTGGCTATTTATTGTATTCCATTTATGGGATGAAAAACAGAGTGGGTAATATTGGTCATGATGCACATTTTGGAGGTGCTATTGGTGGTTATGTAATTACCTTAATTTTGGCGACTTGGTTATTTGAAAAGAATTTACTGATGATTGGCTTATTAGCATTGCCTATTATTTTGTTGTTTGTTTTAAAGAAATTAGGAAAAATATAA
- a CDS encoding TlpA disulfide reductase family protein has protein sequence MIKKFILLSFIILVASCKNEETKAGYVLTGSIDKSMDGKTIILRNADPKNITISDSSVVKDGKVTFSGSVDAPDIFILTIDGTPSGMPLILENKDMTIEFYKDSLQSSVVSGSHENDIFNQFKNISNPIRAKNQSMGQEFMAAQKAGDSLKMTAIQEKFKMLVDAANQENRDLIKKNNDVVTSAAILENMLMTKNIEPAEAKPLYDNFTESVKNSRIGKSINEMLSSAMATAIGSMAPEFTAPDPDGEMIALKDIRGKVTIIDFWAAWCAPCRRENPNVVKVYEKYHEKGLEIIGVSLDGTPRQKDAKGEWLAAIEKDGLTWHQVSNLQYFNDPVAKQYNIQSIPATYILDADGKIIAKNLRGSALEAKMAELLD, from the coding sequence ATGATTAAAAAATTCATACTACTGTCATTCATTATTCTTGTAGCTTCTTGTAAGAATGAAGAAACGAAAGCAGGTTATGTACTTACTGGTTCTATTGACAAATCAATGGACGGAAAAACAATAATTCTTCGAAATGCGGACCCAAAAAACATCACGATTTCAGATTCTTCGGTTGTAAAAGATGGTAAAGTTACCTTTTCCGGTTCAGTGGACGCGCCCGATATTTTTATTTTAACTATTGATGGAACCCCAAGCGGCATGCCCCTTATATTGGAAAATAAAGATATGACCATTGAATTTTACAAAGATAGCTTGCAGTCATCTGTAGTTTCAGGAAGTCATGAAAATGATATTTTTAATCAGTTTAAAAATATATCAAATCCCATTAGAGCTAAAAATCAATCTATGGGGCAAGAGTTCATGGCAGCACAAAAAGCAGGTGATTCTTTAAAAATGACAGCCATACAAGAAAAATTTAAAATGTTAGTTGATGCGGCAAATCAAGAAAACAGAGATCTAATTAAAAAAAATAATGATGTCGTAACAAGTGCTGCTATTTTAGAAAACATGCTAATGACTAAAAATATAGAGCCTGCGGAAGCTAAACCATTGTATGATAATTTTACCGAATCTGTTAAAAACAGCCGCATTGGTAAAAGTATTAATGAAATGCTATCAAGTGCTATGGCTACAGCTATCGGAAGCATGGCGCCTGAATTTACAGCCCCTGATCCAGATGGCGAAATGATTGCTTTAAAGGACATTAGAGGAAAAGTAACTATCATTGATTTCTGGGCCGCTTGGTGTGCGCCTTGTAGAAGAGAAAACCCTAATGTCGTTAAGGTTTACGAAAAGTATCACGAAAAAGGTCTTGAAATTATAGGTGTGTCTTTAGATGGTACGCCAAGACAAAAAGATGCTAAAGGTGAATGGTTAGCAGCTATTGAAAAGGATGGTTTAACATGGCACCAAGTTTCCAACTTGCAATATTTTAACGATCCTGTCGCTAAACAATATAATATTCAATCTATTCCAGCTACCTATATTTTAGATGCTGATGGAAAGATAATTGCTAAAAATTTAAGAGGCTCCGCTTTAGAAGCTAAAATGGCCGAGCTTTTAGATTAA
- the mnmE gene encoding tRNA uridine-5-carboxymethylaminomethyl(34) synthesis GTPase MnmE, translated as MNQNDTIVALATPSGAGAIAVIRLSGAHAIAIADSCFQSVSKSKTLSHQKTHTIHLGHIVDDNRDIDEVLVSVFKNPNSYTGENVVEISCHGSNYIQQQIIQLFLRKGCRMADAGEFTLRAFLNGKLDLSQAEAVADLISSDNEASHQIAMQQMRGGFSSEIAKLREELLNFASLIELELDFAEEDVEFADRTQFKELIARITFVLKRLIDSFAVGNVIKNGIPVAIVGEPNVGKSTLLNALLNEERAIVSEIAGTTRDTIEDEISIGGMGFRFIDTAGIRDTKDVVESIGIKKTFEKIEQAQVVIYLFDAGEFKHQGDKLQVELEKIKNKYPLKPLLVIANKIDKIDDMDLAELQQAIPNVQLLSAKSGFGVEQLTNALLNLVNTGALRNNETIITNTRHYDALLKAFEEIQKVKYGLDSGLSGDLMAIDIREALYHFGLITGSVTNDELLGNIFANFCIGK; from the coding sequence ATGAATCAAAACGATACAATTGTTGCGCTTGCTACGCCTTCGGGAGCTGGTGCTATTGCGGTTATTAGGCTTTCGGGTGCCCATGCTATTGCCATTGCCGATAGCTGTTTTCAATCGGTTTCGAAATCGAAAACACTGTCTCATCAGAAAACCCACACCATTCATTTAGGCCATATTGTTGATGATAACCGGGACATTGATGAGGTTTTAGTATCTGTTTTTAAAAACCCCAATTCCTATACAGGTGAAAATGTGGTAGAAATATCCTGCCATGGCTCTAATTACATCCAGCAACAAATTATCCAGTTATTTTTACGAAAAGGTTGCAGAATGGCGGATGCTGGCGAGTTTACTTTGCGTGCGTTTTTAAACGGGAAACTAGACTTAAGTCAGGCGGAAGCGGTAGCCGATTTAATTTCGAGTGATAATGAAGCATCTCACCAAATTGCCATGCAGCAAATGCGTGGTGGTTTTTCAAGTGAAATTGCCAAGCTACGTGAAGAGCTTTTAAACTTTGCCTCGTTAATAGAATTGGAACTGGATTTTGCGGAAGAAGATGTGGAATTTGCCGATAGAACCCAATTTAAGGAACTGATAGCGCGTATTACCTTTGTATTGAAACGCTTAATAGATTCGTTTGCGGTTGGAAACGTGATTAAAAACGGGATTCCCGTTGCTATTGTTGGCGAACCCAATGTTGGAAAATCTACCCTGCTAAATGCTTTATTAAATGAAGAACGTGCTATTGTTAGTGAAATAGCTGGAACCACGCGGGATACTATTGAAGACGAAATAAGTATTGGCGGTATGGGTTTTCGCTTTATTGATACCGCAGGAATTCGTGATACCAAAGATGTTGTAGAAAGCATTGGAATTAAAAAAACCTTTGAAAAAATAGAACAAGCACAAGTGGTTATTTACTTATTTGATGCTGGAGAATTTAAGCATCAAGGTGATAAACTTCAAGTGGAGTTGGAGAAAATTAAAAATAAGTATCCATTAAAGCCATTGCTTGTTATTGCCAATAAGATTGATAAGATTGACGATATGGATTTGGCGGAACTCCAACAGGCCATTCCAAACGTACAGCTGTTATCTGCAAAAAGTGGCTTTGGTGTGGAACAGCTAACCAATGCCTTATTGAATTTGGTGAATACAGGTGCCTTACGGAATAATGAAACTATTATTACCAATACGAGACATTATGATGCCTTACTAAAAGCGTTTGAAGAAATTCAGAAAGTTAAATACGGTTTGGATTCCGGATTGTCTGGCGATTTAATGGCTATTGATATTCGGGAAGCTTTATACCACTTTGGACTGATTACCGGAAGTGTGACTAATGATGAATTGTTAGGTAATATTTTTGCTAATTTCTGTATCGGGAAATAG
- a CDS encoding TrkA family potassium uptake protein encodes MKFIGSQLAFYMNDRDFKNNSKVLFKYLVLLAIVIIAYSLLFHFIMAFEGQDHSWITGFYWTLTVMSTLGFGDITFASDLGRLFSIVVLLSGIFMLMIVLPFAFIRHFYIPLLESKKNNKVLRQVPTGTKDHILICSYDIIARDLIERLKQDTIPYFVIESNLEKAIKNHDDRVAVLFGALDDEKTFMDANIKDAKMILVNRNDILNTKIILTIRDLAPNIPIVAIATDIDSVDVQQLSGADHVLPVKKWLGEQLANRVNTQHAESHAIGQYEDLLIAELPIHNTPLVSKIIGEIGLRQKFGVSIVGIWERGRLQPIKGDEILTHESVLVIIGNKEQLNKIDELFLDYNVNPNPVLLIGAGKVGLAAAQSLHKNGVLVNVIDKDPEICKKVSPFCNEVFIGDAADYQLLKKAGVLKAPSVLLTTHDDTMNIYLASYCRQLNMDVRIVSRISEARNIDIMQKAGADFVLSYSTLGSEAVLSISKGQELTVLGEGFTLFIIAIPKSLEGKTLAESGIGAKTGLSVIAIKENDEVVTLLSAKTILPHGAEIVMLGNIDMKQKFNKIYVNRA; translated from the coding sequence ATGAAATTTATCGGCAGTCAGTTAGCCTTTTATATGAACGACAGGGATTTTAAAAATAACTCCAAGGTTCTTTTTAAATATCTAGTGCTTTTAGCAATTGTCATTATAGCTTATTCACTCCTCTTCCATTTTATCATGGCTTTTGAAGGCCAAGATCATTCCTGGATAACCGGTTTTTATTGGACACTTACGGTTATGAGCACGCTTGGATTTGGAGACATTACCTTTGCCTCCGACCTTGGTCGTCTTTTTAGTATTGTTGTTTTGCTTTCTGGTATTTTCATGTTAATGATTGTGTTACCATTCGCATTTATTAGACACTTCTATATTCCGCTGTTAGAGTCCAAAAAGAATAATAAAGTTTTGCGTCAAGTACCTACTGGAACAAAGGATCATATCTTAATATGTTCTTATGACATTATTGCTAGAGACCTCATCGAGCGCCTTAAGCAGGATACCATTCCTTATTTTGTAATTGAAAGCAATCTAGAAAAAGCCATAAAAAATCATGACGATCGTGTTGCCGTGCTATTTGGAGCATTGGATGACGAGAAAACCTTTATGGATGCCAACATTAAGGACGCGAAAATGATATTAGTCAATAGAAATGATATTTTAAACACCAAAATAATACTGACTATTAGAGACTTGGCGCCTAATATACCTATTGTGGCTATAGCTACGGATATAGATTCTGTGGATGTACAACAACTAAGTGGCGCGGACCATGTACTACCCGTAAAAAAATGGCTAGGCGAACAATTAGCCAATAGGGTTAACACCCAGCATGCGGAATCTCATGCCATCGGACAATATGAAGATCTGTTAATTGCTGAATTGCCCATCCACAATACACCTTTAGTTTCTAAAATTATTGGCGAGATAGGCTTAAGACAAAAATTCGGTGTAAGCATTGTAGGCATTTGGGAACGCGGGAGATTGCAACCTATAAAAGGAGATGAAATATTAACACACGAAAGCGTGCTTGTAATTATTGGTAACAAAGAACAACTTAATAAAATTGACGAGCTGTTTTTAGATTATAATGTAAATCCCAATCCTGTACTACTCATTGGAGCAGGCAAGGTTGGGTTGGCAGCCGCACAATCATTACATAAAAATGGTGTTTTAGTAAATGTAATTGATAAGGATCCAGAAATATGCAAAAAAGTAAGTCCATTTTGCAATGAGGTATTTATTGGTGATGCTGCAGATTATCAACTATTAAAAAAAGCCGGCGTTTTAAAAGCACCTTCGGTATTACTCACCACCCATGACGATACTATGAATATTTATTTAGCCTCCTATTGTCGTCAATTAAATATGGACGTCCGAATCGTGAGCCGTATCTCAGAAGCGCGGAATATTGATATTATGCAAAAAGCAGGCGCCGATTTTGTATTGAGTTACTCAACATTGGGATCAGAAGCGGTTTTATCTATTTCTAAAGGTCAAGAATTAACCGTTTTGGGTGAAGGTTTCACCCTATTTATTATTGCCATTCCAAAGTCATTAGAAGGTAAAACCCTTGCTGAATCCGGCATAGGCGCTAAAACGGGACTATCTGTTATTGCCATAAAAGAAAACGATGAAGTGGTAACCTTATTATCTGCAAAAACAATACTGCCACATGGTGCGGAAATAGTCATGCTTGGTAATATAGACATGAAACAGAAATTCAATAAAATATATGTTAACCGTGCTTAA
- a CDS encoding DEAD/DEAH box helicase family protein: MSVKVNQNPEQIARDKIDAMLREAGWVVHSKNKVDLSANRGIAIREYQTDVGPADYVLFVDRKPVGIIEAKREDEGHRLTVVEDQSVNYANAKLKYLDNDPLPFVYESTGTLTRFTDYRDPKPRGRLVFWFHKPETIAEWLKKGQPLRERLLSIPALDESGLRPAQIVAINNLEHSFKKNRPKALIQMATGAGKTFTAATFVYRLLKHADAKRVLFLVDTKNLGEQAEQEFMTFQPNDDNRKFTELYNVQRLSSSYIASDSQVCISTIQRLYSILKGEELDESAELENPNENSWLQNKMSKNKAVPVEYTPKVPNEQFDFIVIDEAHRSIYNLWKQVLDYFDAFLIGLTATPDKRTFGFFNENVVSQYTYEESVTDGVNVPYDVYTIETEISQNGETIKAGWFVDRRDKLTRKKRWQQEDEDTEYKRNDLDKKVVNPSQIRNIIREYKKALKTTIYPNRIDENGEYEVPKTLVFAKTDSHADDIIKIIREEFDEGNDFCKKVTYKIEEDPKSILNRFRNSYYPRIAVTVDMIATGTDVKPLEVLLFMRDVKSINYFEQMKGRGTRTINSDSLQLVTKTAKTKTHFVIVDAVGATKSKKTDSRPLERKPSVPMKDLLGAITMGVADEDLFLSLANRLIRLEKQITDKEKDKLLEFSGGKNLKQITKELITAFDQDDIETKAQIEIDKIPVQDHTPALIEEAKKKAQEQLILEASKTFNGDLNGYLDNVRKQHEQIIDSVNIDTVTKSEWETTSVDKATEIVNHFTEYLEANKDEIKALSIFYNQPFNRRDITFKMIKDVMEKLQLEKPLLAPDYVWDAYATLEDVKSKQPKDELTALVSLIRRACGIDSELKAYDTTIEANFNKWIFKQHTGQHNRFSQEQLDWLRMIKDHVVSSYHIEIDDLDYTPFDAKGGKGKMHQLFGNQMNDIINELNEVLAA; the protein is encoded by the coding sequence ATGTCTGTAAAGGTCAACCAAAACCCAGAACAAATTGCAAGGGATAAAATCGACGCCATGTTGCGAGAAGCTGGATGGGTTGTTCATTCTAAAAACAAAGTTGACTTATCAGCCAATCGCGGCATTGCCATTCGCGAATACCAAACAGATGTTGGTCCTGCGGATTATGTATTATTTGTTGACCGAAAACCTGTTGGTATCATTGAAGCCAAACGTGAAGATGAAGGGCATAGACTTACCGTGGTTGAGGACCAGTCCGTGAATTATGCCAATGCTAAATTAAAATATTTAGATAACGATCCCTTGCCATTTGTTTATGAAAGCACTGGAACGCTAACACGATTTACAGATTATAGAGACCCCAAACCAAGAGGTCGGCTTGTATTTTGGTTTCATAAACCAGAAACCATTGCAGAATGGCTAAAAAAAGGGCAACCTCTTCGAGAAAGATTGTTATCAATTCCTGCTTTAGACGAATCAGGATTGCGTCCTGCTCAAATTGTAGCTATTAACAATCTGGAGCACTCTTTCAAAAAGAATAGACCAAAAGCCTTAATTCAAATGGCTACTGGAGCTGGAAAAACATTTACAGCAGCAACATTTGTGTATCGTTTGCTAAAACACGCAGATGCAAAACGTGTTTTGTTTTTGGTGGACACCAAAAACCTTGGAGAACAAGCAGAACAGGAATTTATGACCTTTCAGCCAAATGACGATAATCGAAAATTTACAGAATTGTACAATGTTCAGCGTTTATCTTCAAGTTATATAGCTTCTGATAGTCAGGTGTGTATTTCAACCATACAACGTCTCTATTCTATTCTAAAAGGAGAAGAACTAGACGAAAGTGCTGAATTAGAAAATCCTAATGAGAACTCTTGGTTACAAAATAAAATGTCTAAAAACAAAGCGGTTCCTGTGGAGTACACACCAAAAGTACCCAATGAACAATTTGATTTTATAGTCATTGATGAAGCGCACCGTTCCATTTATAATTTATGGAAACAAGTACTAGATTATTTTGATGCTTTTCTTATTGGTTTAACGGCAACACCAGATAAAAGAACCTTCGGTTTTTTTAATGAAAATGTAGTGAGCCAATATACTTATGAAGAATCTGTAACAGATGGCGTCAATGTTCCTTATGATGTGTATACGATTGAAACGGAAATTTCTCAAAATGGCGAAACCATAAAAGCAGGCTGGTTTGTTGACAGACGAGATAAACTAACACGAAAAAAACGCTGGCAACAAGAAGATGAAGACACCGAATACAAACGCAACGATTTAGATAAAAAAGTTGTCAATCCAAGTCAAATTAGAAATATAATTCGTGAATACAAAAAGGCTCTAAAAACTACTATTTATCCAAATCGTATTGACGAAAATGGTGAATACGAAGTGCCAAAAACATTAGTATTTGCAAAAACAGATAGTCACGCAGACGATATTATAAAAATAATTCGCGAAGAATTTGACGAAGGCAATGACTTTTGCAAAAAAGTAACCTACAAAATTGAAGAAGACCCAAAATCGATATTGAACCGCTTTAGAAATTCTTATTATCCAAGAATTGCTGTTACAGTTGATATGATTGCCACAGGAACAGACGTAAAACCTTTAGAAGTTTTATTGTTTATGAGAGATGTAAAAAGCATCAACTATTTTGAACAAATGAAAGGTCGTGGAACACGAACGATTAATAGCGATTCTTTACAACTCGTAACAAAAACAGCCAAAACCAAAACACATTTTGTTATTGTAGATGCTGTTGGCGCCACAAAATCTAAAAAAACGGACAGCAGACCTTTAGAACGCAAACCTTCTGTGCCAATGAAAGATTTATTGGGAGCAATAACCATGGGAGTTGCAGACGAAGATTTATTTTTGTCTTTAGCCAACCGCTTAATTCGTTTAGAAAAACAAATTACAGACAAGGAAAAAGACAAATTATTGGAGTTTTCTGGAGGTAAAAACTTAAAACAAATTACCAAAGAATTAATTACTGCTTTCGACCAAGACGACATTGAAACCAAGGCACAAATTGAAATTGACAAAATTCCTGTTCAAGACCACACACCAGCTTTAATTGAAGAAGCTAAAAAGAAAGCACAAGAACAATTGATTTTAGAAGCTAGTAAAACTTTTAACGGAGATTTAAATGGTTATTTAGATAATGTACGCAAACAACACGAACAAATTATTGATAGCGTAAACATAGATACGGTTACAAAAAGCGAATGGGAAACCACTTCTGTAGATAAAGCAACCGAAATTGTAAACCATTTTACTGAATATTTAGAAGCCAACAAAGACGAAATTAAAGCCTTGAGCATCTTTTACAATCAACCTTTTAACCGTAGGGACATCACCTTTAAAATGATAAAAGACGTGATGGAGAAACTACAATTAGAAAAACCTTTATTAGCACCAGATTATGTTTGGGATGCTTATGCAACATTGGAAGACGTAAAAAGTAAACAGCCCAAAGACGAATTAACTGCGTTGGTATCTTTAATTAGACGAGCTTGCGGCATAGACAGCGAATTAAAAGCATACGACACTACAATTGAGGCTAATTTTAATAAATGGATTTTTAAACAACACACAGGACAACATAACCGCTTTTCGCAAGAACAATTAGATTGGTTACGAATGATAAAAGACCACGTAGTGAGCAGTTACCATATAGAAATAGACGATTTAGATTACACACCTTTTGATGCCAAAGGCGGAAAAGGGAAAATGCACCAATTATTTGGTAACCAAATGAATGACATTATTAATGAACTCAATGAAGTACTAGCAGCGTAA
- a CDS encoding GxxExxY protein, with the protein MEHKELTHTIIGAAMEVHKTLGNGFQEVIYQRALAIELSDRNINFSREHNMSIQYKGHDIGTRRVDFFVEDIIMVEIKAIINLEDVHLAQAMNYVEAYNLEIGLLINFGAKSLQFKRVHNNNKKS; encoded by the coding sequence ATGGAACATAAAGAATTGACACATACAATTATTGGAGCTGCAATGGAAGTGCACAAAACTTTGGGCAATGGTTTTCAGGAAGTCATCTACCAGCGAGCTTTGGCTATTGAGTTAAGTGATAGAAATATTAATTTTAGTCGAGAGCATAATATGTCTATACAGTACAAGGGTCACGATATTGGTACTAGAAGAGTTGATTTTTTTGTAGAAGACATCATTATGGTAGAAATTAAAGCAATTATCAACCTCGAAGATGTACATTTGGCTCAAGCGATGAACTATGTAGAAGCTTATAATTTAGAAATAGGGCTTTTGATAAATTTTGGTGCAAAATCGCTTCAATTTAAAAGAGTACACAATAACAATAAGAAGTCTTAA
- a CDS encoding restriction endonuclease subunit S, which produces MITTPNIKNQEIKKIEPNQGSDSMREDWIECTLDKLIDDDGLFKDGDWVEKKDQDPNGQVRLIQLADIGDGNFRDKSSKYLNLKRAKEMNCSFLMQGDILIARMPEPLGRCTFFPFDEEEKFITAVDVAILRPKNKSIYNSFLLHQINSPSIRNKIDKLKSGTTRKRISRKNLNKINFSFPSLVEQKAIVKKIEELFSSLDSGIADLKKAQDQLVIYRQAVLKKAFEGEWKSTTVGELFDFVGGGTPSKREKEYWNGNIPWASVKDIKGDYLLKTQDFITEKGLNNSSANIALKGEIILITRISPGKSLITTIDTAVNQDLKVVKPKVEMYNKYIHYLFKSIERVCIKLSSGTTVKGINLPNLKSIEIPIIEPVEQHQIVQEIESRLSVCDKVEKDIADSLEKAQALRQSILKKAFEGTLLSAAEIKECKEHKEYEPASVLLERIREEKKKK; this is translated from the coding sequence GTGATAACCACACCGAACATAAAAAATCAAGAAATCAAGAAAATCGAGCCAAATCAAGGTTCAGACAGTATGCGAGAAGATTGGATAGAATGTACTTTAGATAAACTAATTGACGATGACGGATTATTTAAAGATGGTGATTGGGTTGAGAAGAAAGACCAAGACCCAAATGGACAGGTCAGATTAATACAACTCGCAGATATAGGAGATGGGAACTTCAGAGATAAATCTTCTAAATACTTAAATTTAAAAAGGGCAAAAGAAATGAATTGTTCCTTTTTAATGCAAGGAGATATATTAATTGCTAGAATGCCTGAACCATTAGGGAGATGTACATTTTTTCCTTTTGATGAAGAAGAAAAATTTATAACAGCTGTTGATGTTGCTATATTAAGACCAAAAAATAAATCTATTTACAATAGTTTTCTATTACATCAGATTAATAGTCCAAGTATTAGAAATAAAATAGATAAATTAAAAAGTGGTACAACTAGAAAACGTATATCTCGAAAAAACTTGAATAAAATAAATTTTAGTTTTCCTTCTTTAGTCGAACAAAAAGCCATTGTCAAAAAAATAGAAGAATTATTTAGCAGTTTAGATAGTGGCATTGCAGACCTTAAAAAAGCACAAGACCAATTGGTAATATATAGACAAGCGGTGTTAAAAAAGGCTTTTGAGGGGGAATGGAAATCTACAACAGTTGGAGAATTATTTGATTTTGTTGGTGGAGGAACACCAAGCAAAAGGGAAAAAGAATATTGGAATGGGAATATACCTTGGGCATCAGTAAAAGATATTAAGGGAGATTATCTGTTAAAAACACAAGACTTCATTACTGAAAAAGGCTTAAATAATAGTTCTGCTAATATTGCTTTAAAAGGTGAAATTATATTAATTACGAGAATTTCTCCAGGAAAAAGTTTAATTACAACAATTGATACTGCAGTAAATCAAGATTTAAAAGTAGTTAAGCCAAAAGTTGAAATGTACAATAAGTACATTCATTATTTATTTAAATCTATTGAACGCGTTTGCATTAAGTTATCTAGTGGAACTACAGTAAAAGGTATAAACTTGCCAAATTTGAAATCCATTGAAATTCCAATTATTGAACCTGTTGAACAACACCAAATCGTCCAAGAGATAGAAAGCCGTTTATCGGTTTGTGACAAAGTAGAAAAAGATATTGCAGACAGTTTAGAAAAAGCCCAAGCCTTACGCCAAAGTATTTTGAAGAAAGCTTTTGAGGGTACATTGTTAAGTGCAGCAGAAATTAAAGAATGTAAAGAACATAAGGAGTATGAGCCTGCTAGTGTGTTGTTGGAGAGGATTAGAGAGGAAAAGAAGAAAAAATAG